The Sulfurovum sp. TSL1 genomic sequence GAAGCTAAGCGGTTTGGCACTGGTCCAGAGTGATGATGTGACTCTTTATGAGCTTGAAGAAGCGGATAAACTGTTTCTTGTACTGAGAAAAGTGTAAAGCGGGAGAGTATTTTTCTCACAAGGTCCGTCTTTTTAGACGAACTTTGGGTAAGAGAGCTTAAAAGGTATAGTCAAGCTGTACCCAATACTTTGTCACATCATTTTGTGCAGCACCGATGACAGAGTCTGTTTCTCCAGAGAAGAAAGCTGCTTTTGCCAGAAAGTTCAGACCATTAGAGAAATTATACGTATAGAGCAGATCCAGTTCATCTCCTGCATCGTCACTGAGTACACCGTCCGTCTCCTGTGTACTGAAGGTATGGTAGATCGCAAGTAGTTTACCGAATTTGGGACTCACATATCCTACCTTCCCGTAAAGATCATCCAACCCGTAGGTATTGCTTACGGCAGTGTATCCCAGGAAAACATCTGCAAACCCCTGCCACTTGTGCAATGTTGCAAGCGGTGTCGTGAACCCATGTGTATTCCCGTCTGCATCTCCCAGTGATTCATAGGCTGCGCCAATAATAAACCCGTTGTACTTCGTACTGATATCACCTCTAAAATAGATCGCATCCACATCCGGTTTCCCCATACTTTCATATTCCATACTTGCATCCTGCTGTGTAGCTGCCTCTGCAATATAGTTGAACACCCCTATTTTTCCCGAAGCCATTAAACCATAGGTATCACTTCCAAATACTTGGTGACCTAAGAGATAGCCATACGCAGAAAGTTTCAGCTCCGGCATTGCTTTGTAATCTGCATGAAGAAATACAGATTCTGTCCCTGTAGTCAGTGCATCCGTAATCCCATAGCGATCTGTCACATACATGGCCATGATATCCAGGTTTTCTATCGAGCTGTTGTTTAAGGTATATCCCATAAAGGTCTGAGGCATTTGTCTCCACCCTACGGCACCTATGAATCTCTGGTCATCCAGATTGATCATCTGTCGTCCTGCACGCAGTGAAGTATCACCTATGGTATAATCAAGATAGGCCTGTGTCACACGTGAATTCTGTGGATCAGCGATCAATGCATATCCCGTCTGCTCTGGAGCATATTCATCATATCCGAAATTCGTCACTGCCATGATCTGTCCAAAAGCACTCAAACCCTCAATACCTGCAAGCCCGGTCTTTACAGTGAGTGCAAAACGTGTGGTAAACGCATTGGCTTCATCATTCACATTGTCATCAGCAAATTCATAACGCGGACGCAATTCACCGCTGAATTTTATGTTGTGAAAGATCCCTATATCTGTTGCTGTTTCAACGGTGGGTTCAACCGGTGCAATGGAGCCGCCTGCCATGATAAGTGTTGATGTCACGAGTGAAAGTAGTACTGTTTTTTTCATTGTTTCCCCTTTATAGATGTTCGATTGAATAAACACGATGTTTAAAGCTGCTGGATGGCCATAAGATGCATGAAGCAAATCAATTTTTCTATGTTATTCATCCTCCTTGGCAAATTTTTCATATAGAAAGCTGAGTATGGCTTCTCTACATCTGATATATTCAGGATCATGTTGAAGTTCTACCCTCTTTCTGGGGCGGGAAAGATTGACCTCGAGTATTTCCCCGATCGTAGCTTCAGGGCCGTTTGTCATCATGATCACCCTGTCACTGAGCAGTACCGCTTCATCCACATCATGTGTAATGATAATGACCGTGTTCTGTACATTTTGCTGTATCCGCATGAGATGCTCCTGCAAGTTGGCACGGGTCAATGAATCCAATGCACCGAAAGGTTCATCCATCAAAAGGACTTTAGGTTTGATCGCAAGTGCTCTTGCAATACCTACACGCTGTTTCATACCCCCACTGATCTCATCAGGCAGTTTATCTTTGGCCTGATCAAGGTTGACCATGGTAATAAACTTTTCAACCCTCTCCTGAAGCTCCTGCTTATTGAGCTCAGGCATGACCTGCTTCACTGCCATTTCTATATTTTTATAGACGCTTAGCCATGGAAGCAATGAATGGTTTTGAAACACCACTGCACGATCAGGTCCCGGACTTTTGACCTCTTTACCCTGTAAAAATATATGGCCTTCTGTCTGGCCGTCCAAACCGGAGATCATATTGAGCAGTGTAGATTTACCACACCCGCTGTGTCCGATGATAGAGATGATCTCATTCTTTTTGATGACCATATCTACACCGGTCACAGCGATATAATCCTCTTTGCCCGGAATCGGAAATCTTTTTTCGATATTTTCTAAATGTAAAAACTTTTGTTCACCCATTATGCTCTTCCTTTTTTTCTATAGTCAAAAAAATCTGCGATGATCCCCATCAGAAGATCCAGTATGAAACCGACAATACCTACGATGATGATACCGATGATGATATGATGATAATTCAGATTGTTATATTCATCCCAGATCCAGAAACCGATACCGATACCGCCCGTCAGCATCTCTGCTGCTACGATCACCAGCCATGCGATCCCAAGAGAGAGTCGCATCCCCGTAAAGATAAAGGGTACGGCTACGGGCAAAATGATCTTTGTGATCTTTTTCGCTGGACTGAACTGTAATACTTTTGCGACATTCATATAGTCCTCGCTGACATTACGTACACCCAAAGCAGTGTTGATAATGATCGGCCAGATAGAGGTGACAAAGATCGTCGAGACCGCTGTCAAATTGATATCCTGGAAGATAAAAAGCAACAGTGGCAGCCATGCCAGCGGTGAAACAGGCTTAAAGATCTGAATGAACGGATCAAAGGCATACTGTGCATTTTTACTCATACCGATAAACAATCCCAAAGGTACACCAATGAGAATAGCAAGTGAAAATCCGGCAAATACCCTCTGCAATGAAGCAAATATCTGCCAGAGGACTCCTTTGTCATCCTCATTTTCTATATAGAGAGGATCGGAAAGTACACCGACGATCTCATCCCCATCAGCATTTATTCCGCCAAAAGCAGAGACATAGGTGTCACTTGGGGTAGGGAACTCCTCAACATTGTTCGCGATCAATGACCAGACCATGAGGATGGCAAAAAACACCATCATAGGCAAGATGATCTTTTTGGCAATTTCATTTTTCATTTTTTTCCTTTTTGCGTGTGCCCTGTCCGTACTGGACACTTTGTTCTATTTTATATTTATAGGTACCTGAAGCGTTATTCTTACTCAAGGAAATAACTGGACTACTTTCACTTCAGGCACGTATAAATACAAAGCATTCAGCTTTGTATTGTTTGTAAATTTTTGACGTACCTATTTCACATACTTGGGATCTGCACATCCTGCAGGACCGTAAGGACACACGTAATCGGGTTGTTTGGTTGCAACCGTCCAGTTATTTGCTTTCAAAAGATCCTCTTTGCTTACTTTTGGATTCGTGACCTCAAAACTATAGATATAGTCGACGGCTTTATTAGGGTCATAGACCTTTCCATCCATGAACTTGTTATACTCATCCACACCGTCTACTTTCCATGGACTAGGCGGCAGAGAGTAGTTCACTTCTTTTGCCGCTTCGGCAAAAAGATCAGGTCTGTAGACTTTTTCGATCACCTCTTTCATATCCACCGCTTTATCCAGCTGTCCCCAGCGATACATTTGAGTGATGAACCACATTCCATGGCTATAAAAAGGGTAGGCCGCATAGTAATTGGCAAAAACGTTGAACATAGGGTTTGGCTCGGAGTCTTGTCCTTTGAGATACTGGAAGGTACCGGTCATAGATTTTTCAAGGACTTTTACGGGTGCTTTTACGTAGTTTGGTTTGCTGAGTATTTTCGCTGCTTCTTTTCTGTGTTCCCAGCTTTCATCCAGCCACATCTGTGCTTCAATGACCGCTTTTATCACCGCTTTGGTCGTCTCAGGGTATTTCTCAACGAAATCTGCCCTTGCTTGAAGTACTTTTTCAGGATTATTGTTCCAAATATCATAGTTGGTTACCAGTGTAGAACCCTTTTTCTTGAGTACGATACGCTCGTTCCAAGGTTCACCCACACAATATCCTTCGATATTGCCTGCGATCAGGTTTGAAGGCATAGTAGGCGGCGGGAAGGGTTTGATCGTTGTATCCTCATCAGGCTTGATCCCCGAACTCGCCATCCAGTATCTCAGTTCATAGTTGTGTGTGGAAACCGGATGTACCATGCCGAAGTTCAGTGGTTGATAGTTTTCACCTTCTGCTTGATGTTTGGCATCGATATACTTTTTAAGTGACTCCGACCCTAAGGGTCTTTTGGTCTGATCCATACCGTACTTTTCCATCTCTTTAATGATATTATTCCCGTAAGTGATACCATTCCCATTAAAATCCAAAGAGAGCAGAGCTTGCAGATGCGCATCTCCATTGATCCCAAGTGTTGCAGCAATCGGCATACCTGCAAGTGCATGGGAAAAGTCATACTCCCCGCTGATCACTTTTTGCTGGATCCCCGGCCATCCCCCACCTTCTTTGGCTACATGCACATCCAGACCATATTTTTTAAAGAATCCTTTTTCTTTGGCGATCACGATAGGGGCACAATCTGTCAGTGCAATAAACCCAATTTTCAACTTTTTCTTTTCTACATCTGCCAGCAGAGCAGTAGTGACCAACGAGAGACCTAATCCGAGCTTCAAAGCTTTTTTTAACATTTTTTACTCCTTAAATTTTCATTAAAATGTTTATGTGTGAAAATAGTATCATAGATATATATATTAATTAATCAATAATATGTTTATTTTTTAATCAATTAAAACTTAACTTTACATTAAAGTATGGTTAGAATAGGGAAAAGAAAAAGTTATTTGAGGTAAATAAAATGATCAAATCAGTATGCGGGTATTGCGGTGTAGGGTGTGGATTGGAGTATGATGAGAAGCAGCTCATAGGGAATATAGCCTATCCTACGAATCAAGGAAATCTCTGTTCAAAAGGTATCTCGGAACTGGTAAGTATGCAGACACCTACCAGGTTGTTGAGGCCGCTTATGAGAGACTCATTGGAGAAGCCATTTGTGCTTTCTGATTGGAAAGATACGATTGCATTGATCGCGGAGCGTATCAAAAAAACCTCTAAAGAAAAGATCGGCTTTTATTTGTCCGGACAACTCTTGACAGAGGATTACTATATTGCCAATAAACTTGCAAAAGGCTTTCTTGGTACCAATAATGTGGATACCAATAGCCGTACCTGTATGGCAAGTGCAGTGGTTGCGTATAAAAAGGCGATAGGCGCAGACTTCGTGCCGGTAAGAATGGATGATATTTTCAAGTCTGATCTGCTTATATTGACAGGTGCAAATACAGCGGAAGCGCATGTGGTCTTTCATAATCAAATAAAAAAATCCAAAAAAAATGGTCTGAAAGTCGTGGTCATTGATCCAAGAAGAACAGATACTGCGAAAATCGCAGATCTTTATCTGAGGATAAGACCGGGAAGTGATATTGACTTTTTTAATCTACTGTCCAAACGCTTAATAGATGAAGAAAAATACGATAAAGCGTTTGTGGCACAACATATCAATCACTTTGAACTGCTTAAGAACAAGTTCAAACGAGTACCGGTGACCAAGATGCTCAAACGTACAGGACTGACACAAGAAGCGTTTGATGCCTTCTGGGAACTCTATAGTGAGAGTGACAACATCATGACTGCATGGACCATGGGACTCAATCAGTCCGTACAGGGTGTAGACAAAAATCTGGCACTGCTCAATACACATCTTCTTACAGGAAAGATCTTTAAAGAGGGAAATGGGCCCCTTAGCCTTACCGGGCAGCCCAATGCGATGGGGGGAAGAGAAGTGGGAGGACTCTCTACCATGTTGGCGGTACATTTAGGTTTTGATGAAGAGAGTATCCAAAAGGTATCAAAATTTTGGAAAACCGATAAGATAGACAACAAACCCGGATTGACCGCAACAGAAATGCTTGATGCGGATCTGGATATCCTGATTATCTGTCATACTGATCCTGTCTATCATCTGCCTCATAGAAAAAGAGTGGAACAGCAGATATCCAAGATCCCTTTGGTCATTGAGATCAATGCCTATGATAATTCAGAAACAGCCCAATATGCACATATCAGACTTCCTGCAGCACCCTGGGGTGAAAAAGAAGGTACGCAGACCAATCTCGACCGTACCATCACCAAACAGGAACGCCTCACCCGTACATCCATTGACTGTAAAGCGGATTGGGAAATATTTCAGCTACTGGCAAAAGAGTTAGGTTTTAGTCAGGCATTTGATTTTGACAGTCCAAAAGAGATCTTTGAAGAGTATCAACAAATGACCAAACTCAATGACTATATGGATATCTCGGAGGCAGACTATGATGCGCTTACCTACAAACCGTTTGTTTGGGGTGAAAAGATCAAACATTTTTTAACTCCGGACAAAAAAGGGAACCTGTTCTTCGTAGAAAACAAGTTAAAGAGCGAAAAGACAAATTTGGAGTTTCCATTTTTACTTTTGACAGGGAGAACAAGAGATCAGTGGCATAGTGGCACTAAAACAAATCTTCCTCAGACATTGCTAACGCACAAGCCACTGAACTTTTGTGAGATCCATCCTTATGATGCCCAAAAACTGGGTATCCAGAATGACGACAGGATCAAAGTGATCTCCAAAAGGGGAGCATTGGTCACAAAAGCACTAATCACAGGGGATGTGCATGAAAAATGTATCTTCATCCCGATAAGTAACCGTGAGATCAACTATCTTACCAATGATTTGTTTGACAGAGAATCCCTGCAGCCTGACTATAATCACAATGCTGTAAAGATAGAAAGGATAGGTTAGGCCTATACTGTACATTTCTTGGTAATAGTATGGTATTTGTATGATTGTAGTGTGTGGGGAAAATACTAAATAAGGTATTTGGTGGAGGTTGTTCTCACCAATCTGGTGAGAACAACACTCAAATATAAAATAGGGTTAAAATCTATTTAAGGTTTTCAAATGGATTTTCAACAACATTCTTTCTATCTACGATATACGGAATAAGTGCTGTTTGTCTAGCTCTTTTGATCGCTCCTGTAACAAGCTCTTGGTGTCTTTTACAGTTACCAGTGAGTCTTCTTGGCATAATTTTAAATCTCTCACTTAGTGAGAATTTAAGTAATCCCAAGTCTTTATAGTCTATATAGTCTACCTTTGATTCACAATATTTACAAAATCTTTTTTTGAATTTTCTTCTTTCTGCCATGGTGTTCTCCTAAAAAGGTTATGTATAACAAATATAGTGTAAATAACTGTGTAGTGCCCTTATTTATGGGATTAGAACACAATGATATTACGTTAAATGTAAATAAATCCAATTATTTTAGAAAAAACAATTAATTATATTTACATTTTGAGTGGTTATAGAATATTTTTTATAGACTTTTCCTTGAAGAAGTATATTTTAAAAATATCCCTTAGGCAAAGACTGTGTTTTCAAGGTTTCCTAGATAATAAATTATAGAGGCACAGTGGATACTTGGATTGTGTATAAACACAAAAAACCAAAAATATATATTTGGTAAAATTAATATAAGATAATACATTAACTTGTATAAATATACATTTTTTACTTCCCTTATCTGAGACTATTATTTTATTTTTAGTTAGTTATTCTTTAGACAAATTATTTAAAATAGGTGTGTTCTAATAGTGATAATATTGATTTGATACAATATTTTTGATTTTAAAAAGTTTAGAGGATATTTAAGGTATTTGTTCCCATTTTTAAAATGGGAACAAGAGGAAGATACAATCTATTTTACGTTTTCAAATGGATTTTCAACAACATTTTTTCTATCTACGATATAAGGAATAAGTGCTGTTTGTCTAGCTCTTTTGATTGCGCCTGTTACAAGCTCTTGGTGTCTTTTACAGTTACCAGTGAGTCTTCTTGGCATAATTTTAAATCTCTCACTTAGTGAGAATTTAAGTTGTCCCAAGTCTTTGTAGTCTATAAAGTCTACTTTCATTTCACAATATTTACAAAATCTTTTTTTGAATTTTCTTCTTTCTGCCATGATGGTCCTTTTGGTTTAATAGCCCAGATAAATACGAGTAATTTATAACTCGTCCTATAATGAGCAAGAATTTTAAAGTCGTATATTACAGTAAATAGACTTTGATTTTTCTTATGGGGGGGTGACTTATATCAAAGTTCATCAACATGATATTAGACTTGTTTGTTTCAAACATCATTATGTTAAATAGATTACTTTTGTAAAACCTCATAAAGTTATATATTGAGCCACTTGCAGATTCAATATCACATAGTGGCTCATTTTCAATAGTCTGCAATCAACCATTGAAAAAAGCTGTCTATTGAAATTATTTACAACCAAACATCTAAAAATTGTTAAAAATCGTATTTTTAGGGCGTGCTTTATGGTTTAGATTTGGGGAAATGGTGTTTTTGTCTTTAGTATTTAAAAGAAGTTAAGTAACAAGCTTCAAAGACTGCGTTATACAAACAGACAACACAGCAAAGGCAAACACAGAAGCTACCTTTTGTGCACCTTGATAGTAGATCTTACTGCATCCATAGCTGTCTTTCAAATAGGCATTGACTCTTTCAACACTGCTTCGCTGGTTGTAATGTAGGTCATCAGAGTTATTATAGAGGTTCAGTGCACTCAATATCTTCTTTTCACTTTTGTCTAAAGCTATTTTTACTTTGAGTTTTTTGGAGTTCTTTGGGTTAATATCAATAATGGGTCTATGGTTATGAAGTTCGGAAAAGTTCTTTATAATAGTGTTATCATACGCTGCATCAGCCAGATCATACAAGTAGTTAATTTTTTGGCTACTCTGGTTAATCAAAGGTAGTGCTAATGAACTGTCATGTACAGATGCAGAAGAGTATAGTGCTGTGATATTCCTATCACTGATAAATGAAGTTTACCTCCTATCCATCTGTGCCGGTTACCTTTTGAGTTCTGTTTGATACTGGTATTACACTCTGTTTTTATAAGAGAGAGCATCTCTTTTGCATCACTCATCTTCTCCTGTTGTTTTAAAATGGAGGGTTTCTTGGCAGGAAGCTCTTCACCTTTTCTGGGACGCCCCTGTCTGCGTTTAGGTTTGATCTCCTTTTCCTGCTTTACAGCTCTTTCTCTGAGTTCTACAGCAGTCGCATCAATACTATGATAGAAGAAAAGGGTCTCACTTAGATAGTTCTCTATAAAAACATCATGGGCTTTGGTTGCAATACGTTGTTGACTAAACTCTTTAAAGACACGGCTGAATTTGGATTCACTAGGGATCTTATTTTAATGTCTCCATCCACATATCACCCTTAATGTTCTATCGATCTTTAATCTCTCTATGAGATCATGTCTGGTCTGAAGATTGTAGACTTGCTTTGCAACAAAGGCACGTGCCATGCCCTGACTGTAGGGAGGAAATGCCCTTGGGGTGCTCTTCTCTGTCTTTAGGTGGATTGGTGATCGATGATGAAAAGATAAACTTTTCGATCTGGGCAAAGTCAAGGATCTTTATCAGTTTCTCTTCTTTAGAGCTTAGCCTCCCCATAGACTCTTCTAGTCTGGGAAAAAGACTCTGCTCTAAATTCATGACTTTCAGCCACATTTTTGAAAGTGAAGGTATAATTTTTTTCATAAGCTGACTCTTTTTGATAGTGATTTTTGTCGTAAAAAATTACGGGGTGCCCCTTGAGGGTATAACTTTTTGAAATCAGAATCAGCTTTTTTTCTTCGTTTTAAACCTTAATAACCCCTCTTTTTTGATGATCTGCAAGTGGCTCAATATATAACTTTATGAGGATTTTTTGCCTATTATATTTTATGTTAGATTATAAGGTTTTAAAGCAATAAGTTCCAAAAAATTGAGATTATTGGCGAAGCAAACATAGCAGTAATAGTGGAAGTACTTTTAGGGCTTTATTTTTTGAAGTAAGCTTAACTTACGACAACATCCCCAAAAAAGAGTTCACGATTCTCCTCAAAGTTTTCTACAAGGGTTGTAAAGCACTCTCCTAATTCTCTTATAGTTTCAATATTTGGTTCTATATAAATCTTATTTCCTTTTTTCTCCATTGTGACAATATTGGCTTCACGTAACTCTTTTAAATGTTTTGAGATAGTAGGTAAAGAAAAGTCAAAGTGTTCAGCGATAGTACTTACACACGTAGCATGTGCACTGACTGTAACATTTGGATCTTTTTTATCCAATGAACATGTGTACCCACCCGTAAAGATATTTTTAAAAATTAAAAAACGTGTTTCGTTTCCCAGTGCTTTGAAGATTTTAATCTTTTGCTGCATATCCAACATAATCATCCTTGACATTCTATTTAGTTTATTATACCATAAGAACAAGTATTTAGTTAAATGCCTAATTTGTTAAAAAGGAAATATAAAATGTTGGAAGCGTTAATGAAGCTTTTGCTCAGTAAAAAAAAGTTGTTTGAGATGATGACCTATAAAGTTGAAAGCACAAAAGAGATATTTGAGGTAGTTGGTGTGGTTGAACCTGCATGTGAAAAATATAATTTTGCTCTTTTGCACCATTATGTGTATCATGAAGTTGTTAAAGATAAAGGCTTTCCAATTAAAAGGAAAGTATATATTTATGAGGTATGTCAAGCCAAGGTTGCAGCACTGGTATTAACAGAAGAGGCACAATTCGCACCTTTTATGCCATGTCGGGTTGCCATCTATGAAGATGAATCCAATGTAGTGATTTCAACACAAAATATGCAAATGCTACTAGATACACTAGATAAAAACACCGATCTTTATGTGCAGACAAATACACTGTTTAACACATTAAAATCACTAATGAAGGATCTAAAATAATGATAACGATCATACTTAACCACCATCCATATGACGGTTCAGATGTTACATGGAATGCGCTTCGTTTGGCTTCAACTCTACATGAAAATGGTGAGGAGGTAAACATTTTCTTGATGAATGATGCCGTTGATCTTGCCAGAGACAAAATGAGTAAGCCTGAAAGCTATGACCATGATTTGGTCTCTATGCTTAAAAATATGTATGAAGCCGGTGTGTCATTGCAGGTTTGCGGTACATGCAATGCACGGTGTGGATTGTTTAAAAATGAGCCTTATTTCGATGAGAGTATATCTTCTACAATGCAAGTTCTTTCTGACTGGGTAAGCCAAAGTAAACAAGTTTTAACCTTTTAGTTATAGTTTACGTTTGGATTTTATAAGCATTCTTTGAAGTATTGGGTTGTAGAGGATTGGAAACAACTACAGAGAGTAGATACAGATAATAAAAGTTGTGCTATATAGCACTTAAGTGAGTAAATAAAGGAGAAATAAAATGAAAAACTTAATGAAAAAAATGGCAGTGATCATGGCGACGACAACAATGATGTTTGCATTGGAAGTGCCAACAGACCATTTAGTCTCAACAGATTGGTTGGCAAAACATATAAATGATGAGAATTTAGTCATCATAGACACAAGAGAGGCTAAGGATTATAATAAAGGGCATATTGAAGGAGCAGTAAACTATCCAAAAGAAATATATTTTCAAGGCAAGTTGGGAACAGTAATGGAGCTTCCCAGCACCCCTGCACAAATGCAAGAGATGTTGCAAAATGCAGGTGTGACAGACGAGTCTGCCATTGTTTTTTACAGTGGGGGAAAGAATAGTGTAGATTTTGCAGATGCTGCAAGTGGACTATGGAACAGTTGGATATATGGATTACAAAATGTAGCACTGCTGAATGGCGGATATGCAAAGTGGATTTATGAAAAAAGATCAACGACCACTAAGTTACCAACCATTACTAAAGGTGATATAGAGCTTGAAACCTATGATAAAAGTGCCGTTGCTTCTATCAATGATATTTTTGAAGCTATATACGATGAGGATAAACAAATTGCAGATGCAAGAGTAGGAAAATTTTATAGAGGTGAAGACACTCGAGAAGATTTAGCAAGGCACGGAAGAATACCAACAGCAAAACTGACACCAATGATCAGATATGTAAAAGATAGTGGCAAATATTTTGCATTTTTGGATAAAAATGAAACAAAACAAATATTATACAATAATGGATTTGGTGTTGAACTTGATAAACCTTTAAATTTATATTGTAATTCGGGTCATAAAACGAGAGGATTATGGTTTGTTGCAAAGTTTTTAGCTGAAATGAAAGATGTAAAAGTTTATGATGGTGGAATCATTGAGTATTCAAGAAGTAATATGCCGATGGAGACTGGTGAACCAATGGACTGATCAAGGTTTGCTTGATGTGATTACACTTATTAAGAAGGTAGCATCCAGGCAAGCAAAAGAAGTGACTTAAACACTCA encodes the following:
- a CDS encoding sulfurtransferase, translated to MKNLMKKMAVIMATTTMMFALEVPTDHLVSTDWLAKHINDENLVIIDTREAKDYNKGHIEGAVNYPKEIYFQGKLGTVMELPSTPAQMQEMLQNAGVTDESAIVFYSGGKNSVDFADAASGLWNSWIYGLQNVALLNGGYAKWIYEKRSTTTKLPTITKGDIELETYDKSAVASINDIFEAIYDEDKQIADARVGKFYRGEDTREDLARHGRIPTAKLTPMIRYVKDSGKYFAFLDKNETKQILYNNGFGVELDKPLNLYCNSGHKTRGLWFVAKFLAEMKDVKVYDGGIIEYSRSNMPMETGEPMD